A stretch of Buteo buteo chromosome 21, bButBut1.hap1.1, whole genome shotgun sequence DNA encodes these proteins:
- the APPL1 gene encoding DCC-interacting protein 13-alpha gives MPGIDKLPIEETLEDSPQTRSLLGVFEEDAAAISNYINQLFQAMHRIYDAQNELSAATHLTSKLLKEYEKQRFPLGGDDEVMTSTLQQFAKVIDELSSCHAVLSTQLADAMMFPITQFKERDLKEILTLKEVFQIASNDHDAAITRYSRLSKRRENEKIKAEVTEDVYTSRKKQHQTMMHYFCALNTLQYKKKIAMLEPLLGYMQAQISFFKMGSENLTEQLEEFLTNIGTSVQNVRREMECEVENMQQTIEDLEVASDPLYLPDPDPTKFPVHRNLTRKAGYLNARNKTGLVSSSWERQFYFTQGGNLMSQARGDVAGGLVMDIDNCSVMAVDCEDRRYCFQITSFDGKKSSILQAESKKDYEEWICTINNISKQIYLSENPEEIAARVNQTALEAVTPSPSFQQRHESMRPTMQSRPPAARTSSTGSLGSESAALSALSLDSLVAPDTPIQFDIISPVSEDLPGQAKSSGQSGRRTNPFGESGGSKSETEDSILHQLFIVRFLGSMEVKSDESPDVVYETMRQILAARAIHNVFRMTESHLVVTCDCLKLIDPQTQVTRLRFPLPNVVLYATHQENKRLFGFVLRTSGGRVESRQTSVCYIFESNNEGEKICDSVGLAKQIAFHAELDRKASEKQKEIDRVKEKQQKELNKQKQIEKDLEEQSRLIAASSRSNQSSGEGQFVVLSSSQSEDSDLGEDGKKKRESEA, from the exons aCACGGTCTTTGCTGGGAGTATTTGAAGAAGATGCTGCTGCAATTTCCAATTACATCAATCAGTTATTTCAAGCCATGCACAGAATATATGATGCACAG aatGAATTAAGTGCAGCAACTCATCTGACTTCAAAGCTTCTGAAGGAATATGAGAAACAG cGTTTCCCACTAGGGGGCGATGATGAAGTTATGACTTCCACTCTACAACAATTTGCAAAAGTGATAGATGAG CTCAGCTCTTGCCACGCAGTACTTTCAACTCAACTTGCGGATGCAATGATGTTTCCTATTACCCAGTTTAAAGAAAGGGATCTAAAAG AGATATTAACTCTAAAAGAAGTTTTCCAAATTGCAAGCAATG ACCATGATGCTGCCATTACCAGATACAGTCGGTTGtcaaaaagaagggaaaatgaaaag ATCAAGGCTGAAGTTACAGAAGATGTATAtacttcaaggaaaaaacagcatcaGACTATGATGCATTATTTCTGTGCATTAAATACTCTtcagtacaaaaagaaaattgctatGCTAGAACCCTTGCTAGGATACATGCAAGCTCAG ataagtttttttaaaatgggttCAGAAAATCTTACTGAGCAATTGGAAGAATTTTTGACCAATATTGGCACAAGTGTACAGAA TGTTCGCAGGGAAATGGAGTGTGAAGTAGAAAACATGCAACAAACTATAGAGGACTTGGAAGTAGCTAGTGATCCACTGTATTTGCCTGATCCTGATCCTACAAAATTTCCTGTTCATAGAAATCTAACACGGAAGGCTGGCTATCTCAATGCAAGAAA tAAGACAGGGCTGGTATCTTCTAGTTGGGAGAGACAGTTCTACTTCACTCAAGGTGGAAATCTGATGAGCCAGGCAAGAGGTGATGTAGCTGGGGGACTTGTCATGGATATAGACAATTGTTCTGTAATGGCTGTGGACTGTGAAGACAGACGGTACTGTTTTCAGATAACATCTTTTGATGGCAAAAA GTCTTCAATCTTACAGGcagagagtaaaaaagattaTGAAGAG tgGATATGCACCATAAACAACATATCTAAACAGATATATTTAAGTGAAAACCCTGAG GAAATTGCTGCACGTGTAAATCAGACAGCTCTGGAGGCTGTTACTCCATCTCCTTCCTTTCAGCAGAGGCATGAGAGTATGCGGCCAACCAT gcaATCTCGTCCTCCTGCAGCTCGTACTAGCAGCACAGGGTCATTGGGATCTGAATCAGCAGCTTTATCGGCACTTTCCTTAGATTCACTTGTTGCCCCTGACACTCCTATACAATTTGACATCATATCTCCAGTTAGTGAAGATCTGCCTGGTCAAGCAAAATCTTCAGGGCAATCAGGCAG acGCACAAATCCTTTTGGTGAATCTGGAGGCTcaaaatctgaaacagaag ATTCAATTCTTCATCAGTTATTTATTGTAAGATTTCTTGGCTCTATGGAGGTGAAGTCTGATGAAAGTCCAGATGTTGTTTATGAAACGATGCGTCAAATACTAGCAGCTCGTGCCATCCATAACGTTTTCAGGATGACAGAATCGCATTTAGTAGTGACTTGTGACTGTTTAAA gTTAATTGATCCACAGACACAAGTTACAAGACTACGA TTTCCTTTGCCCAATGTAGTCTTGTATGCTACGCACCAGGAGAATAAGCGTCTTTTTGGATTTGTGCTTAGAACTTCAGGAGGGAGAGTTGAGAGCCGCCAAACTTCCGTCTGCTATATATTTGAATCAAATAATGAAGGGGAAAAG ATTTGTGACTCTGTTGGACTGGCAAAACAGATAGCTTTTCATGCAGAACTG GAtcgaaaagcatcagaaaagcagaaagaaatagatAGAGTCaaagagaaacaacaaaaagaactgaataaacaaaaacaaattgaaaag GACTTAGAGGAGCAAAGCCGGTTGATAGCTGCTTCCAGCAGATCGAATCAGAGCAGCGGAGAAGGACAATTTGTAGTGCTTAGCAGTAGTCAGTCGGAAGACAGTGATTTAGGAgaagatggaaagaagaaaagagaatctGAAGCCTAA